In the Phaseolus vulgaris cultivar G19833 chromosome 7, P. vulgaris v2.0, whole genome shotgun sequence genome, one interval contains:
- the LOC137829525 gene encoding zinc finger CCCH domain-containing protein 15 isoform X1, with the protein MLNKDACSPSSNGGFGPVAASGQMPSNGGYSSLYSALSNDNLPSLSANCSNGGGVSLYPYSESTPQYDSCVIQKHQDMVNRQSMCLNRLVETSKEVDALRQENGQLRTANKELQKQLHLVIQASLESQFAAAGSGSSGQTQPTLFDVLHGFRSLHIGEGKENYADWNNNNNHNHNNIMNNNNNNKDLQEVSDESPTSVMENNVVEVERFSLPKSISVRSNGYLKMAQSAALATNNNATRNKGATRPRATATPPEAVQKVYVRGGQKEEEPMEMVVYNQGMFKTELCNKWQETGTCPYGDHCQFAHGIGELRPVIRHPRYKTEVCRMVLAGVVCPYGHRCHFRHALTEQEKAVVSQPKPRTMKLER; encoded by the exons ATGCTTAATAAGGACGCTTGCTCTCCCTCCTCCAACGGCGGATTCGGCCCCGTTGCTGCCTCTGGTCAAATGCCGTCAAACGGAGGCTACAGTTCGCTGTACTCAGCTCTGTCGAACGATAACCTTCCTTCGCTCTCCGCGAATTGCAGCAATGGCGGCGGCGTTTCGCTGTATCCTTACTCCGAGTCAACACCTCAGTATGACTCGTGCGTGATTCAGAAGCACCAGGACATGGTGAACCGTCAAAGCATGTGCCTGAATCGCCTGGTGGAGACTTCCAAAGAGGTGGATGCTCTGAGGCAGGAGAACGGCCAGCTCCGCACCGCAAACAAGGAGCTGCAGAAGCAGCTGCACCTCGTCATTCAGGCTTCGCTGGAGAGTCAGTTCGCCGCCGCCGGCAGTGGCTCCTCCGGCCAGACTCAACCGACGCTGTTCGATGTCTTGCATGGCTTCCGCAGCCTCCACATTGGGGAAGGGAAAGAGAATTATGCCGATTGGAATAACAACAATAATCATAATCACAAcaatattatgaataataataataataacaaggACCTGCAGGAAGTTTCGGACGAGAGTCCAACGAGCGTGATGGAAAATAACGTGGTGGAAGTTGAGAGGTTCTCGCTCCCTAAGAGCATATCTGTGAGGTCCAATGGCTACTTGAAGATGGCTCAGTCTGCTGCTCTTGCCACCAATAATAATGCAACTCGCAATAAAGGCGCCACTCGCCCACGCGCCACCGCAACTCCACCTGAAGCCGTT CAGAAGGTATATGTGCGTGGAGGGCAGAAAGAGGAAGAGCCTATGGAAATGGTAGTGTATAACCAAGGGATGTTCAAAACTGAGCTATGTAACAAGTGGCAGGAAACTGGTACATGCCCATACGGAGACCACTGCCAATTTGCTCACGGTATTGGGGAGCTTCGCCCAGTCATCCGCCACCCACGCTACAAAACTGAGGTCTGCAGGATGGTCCTTGCTGGTGTTGTGTGCCCATATGGCCATAGATGCCATTTCCGCCATGCACTCACTGAACAAGAGAAAGCTGTCGTATCACAGCCTAAGCCCAGAACAATGAAGCTGGAAAGATAA
- the LOC137829525 gene encoding zinc finger CCCH domain-containing protein 15 isoform X2, which produces MLNKDACSPSSNGGFGPVAASGQMPSNGGYSSLYSALSNDNLPSLSANCSNGGGVSLYPYSESTPQYDSCVIQKHQDMVNRQSMCLNRLVETSKEVDALRQENGQLRTANKELQKQLHLVIQASLESQFAAAGSGSSGQTQPTLFDVLHGFRSLHIGEGKENYADWNNNNNHNHNNIMNNNNNNKDLQEVSDESPTSVMENNVVEVERFSLPKSISVRSNGYLKMAQSAALATNNNATRNKGATRPRATATPPEAVKVYVRGGQKEEEPMEMVVYNQGMFKTELCNKWQETGTCPYGDHCQFAHGIGELRPVIRHPRYKTEVCRMVLAGVVCPYGHRCHFRHALTEQEKAVVSQPKPRTMKLER; this is translated from the exons ATGCTTAATAAGGACGCTTGCTCTCCCTCCTCCAACGGCGGATTCGGCCCCGTTGCTGCCTCTGGTCAAATGCCGTCAAACGGAGGCTACAGTTCGCTGTACTCAGCTCTGTCGAACGATAACCTTCCTTCGCTCTCCGCGAATTGCAGCAATGGCGGCGGCGTTTCGCTGTATCCTTACTCCGAGTCAACACCTCAGTATGACTCGTGCGTGATTCAGAAGCACCAGGACATGGTGAACCGTCAAAGCATGTGCCTGAATCGCCTGGTGGAGACTTCCAAAGAGGTGGATGCTCTGAGGCAGGAGAACGGCCAGCTCCGCACCGCAAACAAGGAGCTGCAGAAGCAGCTGCACCTCGTCATTCAGGCTTCGCTGGAGAGTCAGTTCGCCGCCGCCGGCAGTGGCTCCTCCGGCCAGACTCAACCGACGCTGTTCGATGTCTTGCATGGCTTCCGCAGCCTCCACATTGGGGAAGGGAAAGAGAATTATGCCGATTGGAATAACAACAATAATCATAATCACAAcaatattatgaataataataataataacaaggACCTGCAGGAAGTTTCGGACGAGAGTCCAACGAGCGTGATGGAAAATAACGTGGTGGAAGTTGAGAGGTTCTCGCTCCCTAAGAGCATATCTGTGAGGTCCAATGGCTACTTGAAGATGGCTCAGTCTGCTGCTCTTGCCACCAATAATAATGCAACTCGCAATAAAGGCGCCACTCGCCCACGCGCCACCGCAACTCCACCTGAAGCCGTT AAGGTATATGTGCGTGGAGGGCAGAAAGAGGAAGAGCCTATGGAAATGGTAGTGTATAACCAAGGGATGTTCAAAACTGAGCTATGTAACAAGTGGCAGGAAACTGGTACATGCCCATACGGAGACCACTGCCAATTTGCTCACGGTATTGGGGAGCTTCGCCCAGTCATCCGCCACCCACGCTACAAAACTGAGGTCTGCAGGATGGTCCTTGCTGGTGTTGTGTGCCCATATGGCCATAGATGCCATTTCCGCCATGCACTCACTGAACAAGAGAAAGCTGTCGTATCACAGCCTAAGCCCAGAACAATGAAGCTGGAAAGATAA